AGGCAACGGAATCACCAAAGACAGCCGACGGCTCTCCGGGAACAGAGAGCACTTCCAGGTAACACGCTGGTTGTTTATCGATTAAAACTGTGACCAAAAATACAAAGCATAGTCGGATAGCATAGCAGTCCAGTCTCTAGTTTGTTTTCATCTTGCAGCCGTCCACCCAAGAAGAACTTTGTGGAAGTCACCGAGTTGACAGATGTAACCTATATGAGCAACCTGGTCAGGTTAAAGCCTGGCCACATCAATGTGGTGTTGATACTGACTGATGCTTCTAAACAAGTGCTGCTCAGGAAGTTCGCCAAAGAGGTTTACTCCTTCTCAGGGTGAGTCTTGCTTGCGTTTTTCATTCGTTCAGTGTAACTTTTACTCTGCACCTCTGCTCTAAACTAACCCCTGACTTCTCATAGGTCTCAAACGCTCCACTACTCCTTCTTGAACCTGGACAAACACAGCCAGTGGATGGATTCGCTCATGGAGTCGTCCCCCGACGCACGGCCGTCAGACTGCTCGGACGAAGAGGAGGATGCCGCCTCTTACAAACCTGACTACACAGGTCATGTCCTGGCCCTCAACGGCCACAAAAAATACTTCTGCATATTCAGACCCGTGTTTACGGGAGAGGAGGCCGAAGGTAGCAGGTCGTCGGACGAGGATGGGGCGGCAGCCGGGACGAGCAGAGGCTCACGCTCGCGGGGAAGTTCTAGGCAGAAGGCCACCTCTCTGGAGATCCATCACAAACTGGATCGGCTGGGTCTTTGGATGGAGAGGCTTATGGAGGGAACTCTACCCAGGCATTACGTTCCAGCTTGGCCCTTTCTGGACAACATAACACCACAGAAATAGAGGCGGACCCACCCGGGCTTTCGAGAATTTCAGAATCACATCAGTTTTCTGTTAAAAACACTGGTTATGAGTagagttttgctttatttggaGCACCACGTGCTCTTTGGCTGCTTTTGAAGCAAAAACTCCTCTCTGTATCTCTTACTTATCTTTTTCTTGACTGTAGGATGCTTTTCTGAAACCCAGATAAAGCCTCTCTGTGTAGCTTTAGGAGCAGCTCACATTCAGTTTAGTTCCGACTTTTTTCTGGTCGCAATTTGGATTATAGAAATTAGAAATTGTGTGGGAGAGGATTAGTCAGTCAGCCCTTCTACATATGCAAAATCTCACACGAAGAACTTGCTGAACTAAACCGTGCATGAGCAGGTCACTTATAACATTATAAAGACTTGATATTTCTGAATAGATCTTAATGCCATATGTGCATGTGCTGCCTTTCCTTTTAACCTGTTATTTTCTAAcgtcttgttttatgtttttgcaCTTTTGACTGCTGCTTTTTCTATTTAGTCTTTTATTCACAAACTAAACGGTACCGAATCATAACATTTAATGATGGTTGAGATTATGACTGCATCTGAAATATCACTACCACATGAGTCAggttaaaatgttttcttttaagaaaatgtctatttatttatgttgcaCTGTTTGTGGTTGATTTATATTACATGTGCATTgtttaaaaagaataataaaatttGTACTGTAGCAAACATCTCCATCCAGTGAATAAGATCGATcgtatgtttatttaaaggaaaaactatttatattcatgaatataatgtacagtacatacatgtCTTTTAATACACAGTTTTATACAGCATTCATAACACCTATACACGTCTTCAGGTAAGCTCCTGTAAATCACATCctctagaacagtggttctcaaactgggggacATTTAGATGGATCTAAGAGGGTTGaagtttttgtggcattttatgaaattaacattttaagtttaagatcatTACGTCTTTATTTGGTGGGGAgtgatgcaccctacacaaggGGCCCTTACGACAAaaagaaccactgctctagaacACAAGTCTTCAAAACTCattcataatattatttttcttcACTTTTAAGTCCTCTGGGCCAAAAGATGCAGGCAGCAGGTCCCCAACTCTCATCTCCACATAGGAGCCATCAGGTTTGGACAAATACACATCCCAGTTAGCACCAAACTGTagtcaaaacatttaaacaacacatttaaatttaaacatgtcacttttaacatgcttttaaatgtaaagGTGTAAGTGCTACCTCTCTCATAAACTGTCTGCAGCCACCACATGGAGAAATGAACTGCTCACAcatatcactgtaaaaaaaatactagaCGTTTGCAAAGATGTTCCATGTATGTTACACCGTCCttcacagaaaataatttttgttctgagtttgtttgtttttgtagacAACCGCTTCGTTCTCATAATGAGGCCTAttatatttaaagaaaccgCAGATTATTTTGCTcacaagaataaaaaaaacatcggctttattgctttatttatttttaagtttagtTATCATAAAGGGTTTCTGAAGATCTTGGTTAAATTGAATACGGTATTGCTCCGAATATAAGAGGGAGAGAGGGTTTTTTTTGGAAATACATCTGAAAAAATGGGGTCTTACATGTGAGCCGCAGCAATAGGTGGCGCCAAATACGTGTAAAACGAGTTTGCCTTAGAAAAGCATGTCtaagaaaagcttctagtctgttttctGTCTCTTACGCAGATTGGACTTCTATTAAATTTTGGTAGGCTACAGTACGTGGTTTTcacttttaatattaaattgtacagGCTATGGTATGTTATAAAGTTTACGATGTTCGAATTTATCCGGATTTTCCAAAGGCTACTTTAAGTATAGCCCTATACAATACAATATGCAATGTTAATTATTTTCAGGTAGGTaagtgtattttgtttttgttagacTAAATTTGGTCTGCAAAAATAATTTTCCAACAGCTAACGTTACATCTTGAAAAGGTGGGTCGTCTATGCATGCTGTCTTCACGTGCTCGtcggaaattcgataattcccacttcaacctggaaataatttatggaacggtgctcttttaatgttaaccgatacttgtaatgttttaatgctacttaatcattagtaacattaatgttttaatgttactaaatacttttaatgtagGTAGCCTAAATTCAGACGTTACTTCCGCGTTTGTTGTGAGAAATATCCCACTTCCGAGGTGTTTTGAACCACCATCTCGGGAACTTGGGTATCAAAGTTATTTCCCAACTTCCCAGTGGGAAACGCGACATCAGAGGGCGTTCATGTGCGATTATTCCTAGAGCACGTGAATGCAGCAGTAGCCTATTATCAGAGTCGTCTTGTGATGTTATTCGGAACAATACGGTAGGCCTACTCGAGCCTACTAtaattttctttaataaatttaTACCCATGTAGTATCGTATCACATTTTATACATGAATGTGTTCTCtacttactgtatgtgtatattcttcaattaaacaaacaaacaaacaagacaagttCAATCTATACACCTTGCGATTGCGATGGCTTTGAAATCTCTGTGTCCCTCAGAGACGGCTTTTGAGATGGCGGTTCTCTCTGCACAGATTCCCAAACAGAAGCACGCGTTCTCCACATTACATCCTATATGACAGATAAGAGCATTCATTTGCATGGGTTTCTGTATTAACTGCATTAACAAGCTCATCGTCCCTCCCTGTTTTTAACCATCGCCAATAGATTTATTTCACTCAGTTTGCTGACGGACAGGTAAGATAGTCACGTGTCATCATACGCCACCTAAAAATTAATTTGCCACCTTGTATCGCTTGTGAGTGTATTTTACTTGATTAGATTTGCTTTGTTTTGTCGTCAGGAATCCTTTATGTTTTTATAGGTACAGCAAAACATAATTTAAGTTTTAAGAACACTTTGAACTTTTTTATCCTCTTGTTTAGTATGTTTGATCATTGGATGGTCTGGAGGGGCTTGCGGGTTCAAGGGCCAAGGTTGTTTACATTCTGTGATGACTTACGTTCTCACACGTGCCGAAAACGGTTCACCAAACACAATTTTACTGCACTTCAAGATTACGATATCTGATCATGATAGGCTATATGATATATATGTTCAGATATGAATACTATAATATATGTAAAGAGCATTTTGACAGTTATACTATGTGCAGGACAATACAATCTTGTCATttttgtaatataaatcttttgCATATTTATCTGTTCAATACTTTCTTTCACTATAAAGCAATCCTAATTTTAGACTGTAGCACACATACGTTCCTAGTTATTAGTTACACATCATGAGCAATGAAAAATCATGACATCACGAAACATTTTGCTCATATCTGTGTGatgttcaatttttttttaaatatattatttaatattataattacTAGCAATAAGTGTTATATATTATGGTTTTCCTTTTTGGCATGAAATTGTATTTGCATTCGTCTGCTGTTTGCTCTCAAGAGTGACAGCAAATTCAAAACACGTACAGCCTTCATATATTATTCATCAATTCTGAGTGCACAAACAACTTTACAGCAGCTTAACATTTTCCTGTTGATGTCTCTTACGCAACCGGCGCTGTGCACTGACTGTTAAAACCGGCCGTTATCGGTTCAACTGAATGATTTCTGTGTGAAACGCAGCAGACTCATGCTCACCTGTGAAAACCGTCCCGTCGTGTGTCAGAAGTGCCGCCCCGACTCTAAACTTGCTGTAGGGACAGTATGCAAACTTTTTGGCTTCTAGAGATCGTCCAATCAACTCTTTCACCTCCGCCAAATGCCCATTTAACCCGTCAGCTGCGTCATTTCTAACCTCATGTACGATCTGTACCTCTCCCATGTTGCCTCgcgcagtgtgtgtgtgtcgtgttttGGAGGCTCAGTGAAGCTGCTCATAACTTTGTTTGGAACTTTCCAGATCTGACAGGTAACCAATCCCTGTTTCCCAGATCTCCCGCCTCCCTGACTTTCTGGATTTGATGTGTGGTGCTGTCAAACAGCAAGGTTATGTAATTTCTAGTCAGAGTTAGACT
This portion of the Triplophysa rosa linkage group LG20, Trosa_1v2, whole genome shotgun sequence genome encodes:
- the cdab gene encoding cytidine deaminase b is translated as MGEVQIVHEVRNDAADGLNGHLAEVKELIGRSLEAKKFAYCPYSKFRVGAALLTHDGTVFTGCNVENACFCLGICAERTAISKAVSEGHRDFKAIAIASDMCEQFISPCGGCRQFMREFGANWDVYLSKPDGSYVEMRVGDLLPASFGPEDLKVKKNNIMNEF